One Paenibacillus riograndensis SBR5 DNA segment encodes these proteins:
- a CDS encoding class I SAM-dependent methyltransferase: MKIDIGCGSGKETGYLGIDRTAWPGVDIICDINEGIPLPDNTAEFVMASRVLPYVNNLFAVMAEIYRISIHKAVICILAPYAHSFPHLSNPLFKQKFDEYTPRYFTGSFFQPAAGAVSPEIPDYPAPVPPFDYRLLRMELFYQYPFDDTLYEAEELEILKTLQSNVVHEIMYHFVVVKKPVTLEELADMSRKTYPEPQALLKRRRHTQNRQV; encoded by the coding sequence TTGAAAATCGATATCGGCTGCGGTTCCGGCAAAGAAACCGGTTATCTTGGAATCGACCGCACCGCTTGGCCCGGAGTAGATATCATCTGCGACATAAATGAAGGAATTCCACTGCCGGACAACACTGCCGAATTTGTTATGGCCAGCCGCGTATTGCCGTATGTGAACAATTTATTTGCGGTAATGGCGGAAATTTACCGGATTAGCATCCATAAAGCCGTTATCTGTATTCTGGCGCCTTACGCCCACAGCTTCCCTCATCTGTCCAATCCTCTGTTCAAGCAGAAATTCGACGAATACACACCCCGTTATTTTACAGGAAGCTTTTTTCAGCCTGCCGCTGGGGCGGTTTCACCGGAAATCCCCGATTATCCGGCGCCTGTGCCTCCCTTTGATTACAGGCTGCTGCGGATGGAGCTGTTCTACCAGTACCCTTTTGACGACACGCTTTATGAAGCTGAGGAGCTGGAGATTCTGAAGACGCTGCAGTCCAACGTCGTTCATGAAATCATGTACCATTTCGTTGTGGTCAAGAAGCCCGTCACCCTTGAAGAGCTTGCAGACATGAGCAGGAAAACCTATCCCGAACCGCAAGCGCTTCTGAAACGGAGAAGACACACACAAAACAGACAAGTATAA
- a CDS encoding DUF423 domain-containing protein, with the protein MQRRFMAWGALLAMLSVGIGAFGAHLLKPVISEDYLKVYETGVHYHMIHALGLILIGLAAGQWGERSRLRWAGRLLILGIILFSGSLYALSITGIKVLGAITPLGGVCFLAGWLCLAWEALSRNK; encoded by the coding sequence ATGCAACGAAGATTTATGGCCTGGGGAGCCTTGCTTGCCATGCTGTCCGTCGGGATAGGCGCGTTCGGAGCGCATCTGCTCAAACCGGTAATCAGCGAGGATTACCTTAAGGTGTACGAGACAGGTGTACATTACCACATGATTCATGCACTGGGGCTGATCCTTATCGGGCTGGCTGCGGGTCAATGGGGAGAGCGTTCACGCCTGCGCTGGGCAGGGAGGCTGCTGATTCTGGGAATTATTTTGTTCTCCGGCAGCCTGTATGCCTTGAGCATTACCGGTATCAAGGTGCTTGGAGCGATTACTCCCCTTGGAGGGGTATGTTTTCTGGCCGGGTGGCTTTGCCTGGCCTGGGAAGCTTTGTCCCGGAACAAGTGA
- a CDS encoding YunC family protein translates to MVTMEPVNVGGHILVGVEVKLPKTTLLSISTGKGYIMCGALDVGLLNETLSDRGIIAARAVGVRTLPQLLAAPLESVTIEAEKLGIVPGMTGADALLHML, encoded by the coding sequence GTGGTTACAATGGAGCCTGTTAACGTAGGCGGGCATATATTGGTTGGTGTTGAAGTGAAGCTTCCGAAGACTACGCTGCTGTCCATCAGCACGGGCAAAGGATATATCATGTGCGGAGCGCTCGATGTAGGCCTTCTTAACGAAACGCTAAGCGACCGGGGGATCATTGCAGCCCGGGCCGTTGGCGTGAGAACATTGCCGCAGCTTTTGGCTGCTCCGCTGGAGTCTGTAACGATAGAGGCTGAGAAGCTGGGGATTGTACCCGGAATGACCGGTGCAGATGCCCTGCTCCACATGCTGTAA